A window from Methylococcus mesophilus encodes these proteins:
- a CDS encoding hybrid sensor histidine kinase/response regulator, which translates to MKPHRPAGEAAASDTRLARRYRSLLLAIALPLFALIAILALMQYRQQREAHLRVLAETTASGTVALENLAKATADYVADLRSYMETELGRPNPGTAGRLQAYYGPRTTRHGVDGYNLDGLPSELRDRTGQIWGDAAGHDSGAVRDLLRIGEDFFSRANTVHRLEPFLRWSYFMSAGREIVYTFPWLPSREVLDGTGFPGQRAMMQAWYENTIYRLALPAGNPENRPYWSPAYLGEGESGALISYAAPLTVYGELRGIVGTALNLPTLTDVLRQPAGSKARMWLIDRNGVLLADTSGMPEKVLMTLRMRLPAGVTAEDVERALESGGSPTEADGHQLIARPVGHTPWTLVTLASEAEIRALLLPRFLPYLIISAALAGAFLTALLALRREFIQPALALVQYIQRISRSETEAEPAVPRLWQPWVELVTRTFSGHREAARRQRESETLKAAVVDHALAAIITTDGDGVIIEYNPAAETIFGVDRENALGRPVSDIIIPERNREAHRQGMARLRAGGAPRIIGHRMELRALRGDGSEFPVEMVLSRSDVGGKVFYTAFLMDISDKAAREEELARQRERLRQGEKLSAMGMLLAGVAHELNNPLAILIGRAGLLESKCHDDSLRGDVEKIQTAAKRCGNIVRTFLGMARQRPMEKRPVQINDLVSGALDMLGYSLRNHGIKTVTALDPQLPEILADGDQIGQIVLNLLVNAQQALAGCGDNRQIRVGSGRDEEAGLLWLRIVDTGPGVPPDAAPRVFDPFFTTKPEGAGTGMGLSFSRSVAREHGGDLVLEAGGAGASFLLTLPLQTRGDADTAAEPETPPSQQGHDARILVVDDEKEILDLVREILGSAGYPIAAAESGAEALALLAGERFDAVISDLRMPGLDGPALRREVALHHPELEQRFIFLTGDTLSSNAAHYLAETGCPYLEKPFAPAELLGQLKQVLDR; encoded by the coding sequence ATGAAGCCGCATCGTCCGGCCGGCGAGGCCGCTGCCTCGGACACGCGCCTGGCCCGGCGCTACCGCTCCCTGCTGCTGGCCATCGCCCTGCCGCTGTTCGCGCTGATCGCCATCCTGGCGCTGATGCAGTATCGCCAGCAGCGCGAAGCCCATCTGCGCGTCCTCGCGGAAACCACCGCCAGCGGAACCGTCGCGCTGGAAAATCTCGCCAAGGCCACTGCGGATTATGTCGCCGACCTGCGCAGCTACATGGAAACCGAGCTGGGACGCCCGAACCCGGGCACGGCGGGGCGCCTGCAGGCCTACTACGGGCCCCGCACGACGCGGCACGGCGTCGACGGCTACAACCTGGACGGCTTGCCCTCCGAGCTGCGGGACCGGACCGGGCAGATCTGGGGAGACGCGGCGGGCCACGATTCCGGTGCCGTTCGCGATCTGCTCCGGATCGGCGAAGACTTCTTCAGCCGCGCCAACACGGTCCACCGGCTCGAACCTTTCCTCAGGTGGTCCTACTTCATGTCGGCCGGGCGGGAAATCGTGTACACCTTCCCCTGGCTGCCCAGCCGGGAGGTCCTCGACGGGACCGGCTTCCCCGGCCAGCGCGCGATGATGCAGGCCTGGTACGAAAACACCATCTACCGGCTGGCGCTGCCCGCCGGGAACCCCGAAAACCGGCCCTACTGGTCGCCCGCCTACCTGGGCGAAGGGGAAAGCGGAGCATTGATTTCCTATGCCGCGCCGCTGACCGTGTACGGCGAGTTGCGCGGCATCGTGGGAACCGCGCTCAACCTCCCGACACTGACCGACGTCCTGCGCCAACCGGCCGGGAGCAAGGCGCGGATGTGGCTGATCGACCGGAACGGCGTGCTGCTGGCCGATACTTCGGGTATGCCGGAAAAGGTCCTGATGACGCTCCGGATGCGGCTGCCCGCCGGCGTCACCGCCGAAGACGTGGAGCGCGCGCTCGAGAGCGGAGGCTCGCCTACCGAGGCGGACGGGCACCAGCTCATCGCCCGCCCCGTCGGCCATACGCCCTGGACGCTGGTCACCCTGGCGAGCGAGGCCGAGATCCGGGCGTTGCTGCTGCCGCGCTTCCTGCCCTACCTGATCATCTCGGCGGCGCTTGCCGGCGCTTTCCTGACCGCACTGCTTGCGCTGCGGCGAGAGTTCATCCAGCCGGCCCTGGCCCTGGTGCAGTACATCCAGCGCATTTCGCGCTCCGAGACAGAAGCCGAACCGGCGGTGCCGCGTCTCTGGCAGCCCTGGGTGGAGCTGGTCACCCGGACTTTCTCCGGCCACCGCGAAGCCGCCCGCCGCCAGCGGGAAAGCGAAACGCTCAAGGCCGCCGTGGTCGACCACGCGCTGGCCGCCATCATCACCACCGACGGCGACGGCGTGATCATCGAGTACAACCCCGCGGCCGAAACCATCTTCGGCGTCGATCGCGAAAACGCGCTCGGGCGCCCGGTCTCCGACATCATCATTCCCGAACGCAACCGCGAAGCCCATCGGCAAGGCATGGCAAGACTGCGGGCGGGCGGCGCGCCGCGCATCATCGGGCACCGCATGGAACTGCGCGCCCTGCGCGGCGACGGCAGCGAATTCCCGGTGGAAATGGTGCTGTCGCGTTCGGACGTCGGCGGCAAGGTGTTCTACACCGCCTTCCTGATGGACATATCCGACAAGGCGGCGAGGGAAGAAGAGCTCGCCCGCCAGCGCGAGCGGCTGCGGCAGGGCGAAAAGCTTTCGGCCATGGGCATGCTGCTGGCCGGCGTCGCCCACGAACTCAACAACCCCCTGGCGATCCTCATAGGCCGCGCCGGCCTGTTGGAAAGCAAATGCCATGACGACTCGCTGCGCGGCGACGTCGAGAAGATCCAGACCGCCGCCAAGCGCTGCGGCAACATCGTGCGGACCTTCCTCGGCATGGCGCGCCAGCGTCCCATGGAAAAGCGCCCCGTGCAGATCAACGACCTGGTCAGCGGGGCGCTGGACATGCTCGGCTACAGCCTGCGCAACCACGGCATCAAGACCGTCACAGCGTTGGACCCGCAATTGCCCGAAATACTCGCCGACGGCGACCAGATCGGCCAAATCGTGCTCAACCTGCTGGTCAACGCCCAGCAGGCCCTGGCCGGCTGCGGCGACAACCGCCAGATACGGGTCGGCAGCGGACGCGACGAAGAGGCGGGTCTGCTCTGGCTGCGCATCGTCGACACCGGACCCGGCGTGCCGCCGGACGCAGCCCCGCGCGTCTTCGACCCGTTCTTCACGACCAAGCCCGAAGGCGCCGGCACTGGGATGGGCCTGTCCTTCTCCCGTTCGGTGGCGCGGGAGCATGGCGGCGACCTGGTCCTGGAAGCCGGCGGCGCAGGCGCCAGCTTCCTGCTGACCCTGCCCCTCCAGACCCGCGGCGATGCGGACACAGCCGCGGAGCCCGAAACGCCCCCCTCCCAACAGGGACATGACGCCAGGATACTGGTGGTCGACGACGAGAAGGAAATTCTCGATCTCGTGCGGGAAATCCTGGGCAGCGCCGGCTATCCGATCGCGGCGGCGGAATCCGGCGCCGAAGCACTGGCGCTGCTCGCGGGTGAACGCTTCGATGCGGTCATCTCGGATCTGCGCATGCCCGGCCTGGACGGCCCCGCGCTGCGGCGCGAAGTCGCCTTGCACCATCCGGAACTGGAGCAGCGATTCATCTTTCTGACCGGCGACACCCTGTCCAGCAACGCCGCCCACTATCTCGCGGAAACCGGCTGTCCCTACCTGGAAAAACCGTTCGCCCCCGCCGAACTGCTGGGACAATTGAAGCAAGTGCTGGACCGCTGA
- a CDS encoding response regulator codes for MAENGSLLVVDDEPELTEILSEYFAGQNYAVCAAGDAAEARKVFAECAPDLAILDIHMPGEDGLSLARWIREHHSGVGIIMLTTAAEVVDRVVGLEMGADDYIPKPFELRELLARVRSVLRRRLEGRTPDRSKPGRMKFGRCELDLAQHKLFDADGEGLPLTAMEYDLLKVFSDNPNRVLNRDQLMELAHHRGWDVFDRSIDLRIMRLRRKIEPDPEKPEVIKTIRGKGYLYVSP; via the coding sequence ATGGCGGAAAATGGAAGCTTGTTGGTGGTCGATGACGAGCCGGAACTCACCGAAATCCTCTCCGAATATTTCGCCGGCCAGAATTATGCCGTGTGCGCCGCCGGCGATGCCGCGGAGGCACGCAAGGTTTTCGCCGAATGCGCCCCGGACCTCGCCATCCTCGACATCCACATGCCGGGCGAGGACGGCCTTTCCCTCGCCCGCTGGATTCGCGAACACCACAGCGGCGTCGGCATCATCATGCTGACCACCGCCGCCGAAGTGGTGGACCGGGTGGTCGGGCTGGAAATGGGCGCGGATGACTACATCCCCAAGCCCTTCGAGCTGCGCGAGCTGCTGGCCCGTGTGAGAAGCGTGCTGCGCCGGCGCCTGGAAGGGCGTACGCCCGACCGGAGCAAACCCGGGCGGATGAAATTCGGCCGGTGCGAACTCGACCTGGCGCAGCACAAGCTGTTCGACGCCGACGGCGAGGGACTGCCGCTGACCGCGATGGAATACGACCTGCTCAAGGTGTTCTCCGACAACCCCAACCGCGTGCTCAACCGCGACCAGCTCATGGAGCTGGCTCACCACCGCGGCTGGGACGTGTTCGACCGCTCCATCGACCTGCGCATCATGCGGCTGCGCCGCAAGATCGAACCCGATCCGGAAAAGCCCGAAGTCATCAAGACCATACGCGGCAAGGGTTACCTATACGTCAGCCCGTGA